A window of Castanea sativa cultivar Marrone di Chiusa Pesio chromosome 1, ASM4071231v1 contains these coding sequences:
- the LOC142624198 gene encoding uncharacterized protein LOC142624198, with product MDSRFINIALEQYIWEDIARSIKDLRSMLHAKHEHEVTMYKVWEAKVPQFLAILNDVDPNIVTLLKCDPHVSGTCIFSSAFWAFGLCIRGFRHCRPVISIDATHLFGKYKGKLLIAMATDGKNEVYPVAFAVVESESTET from the coding sequence ATGGATTCGAGGTTCATTAATATTGCACTTGAGCAATATATATGGGAGGACATTGCAAGATCCATAAAGGACCTACGTAGTATGCTGCATGCGAAGCATGAGCATGAAGTAACTATGTACAAGGTTTGGGAAGCGAAAGTGCCACAGTTTCTAGCGATATTGAACGATGTAGATCCAAACATTGTAACTTTGTTAAAGTGTGACCCCCATGTCTCGGGAACTTGCATATTCAGCTCCGCATTTTGGGCTTTTGGTCTATGTATTAGAGGGTTCAGGCATTGTAGGCCGGTGATAAGCATAGATGCAACGCACCTCTTTGGCAAGTACAAAGGAAAGTTGTTGATAGCAATGGCAACAGATGGTAAAAACGAGGTTTATCCAGTCGCGTTTGCCGTTGTTGAAAGCGAGAGCACAGAGACATAG
- the LOC142621582 gene encoding transcription factor MYB14-like codes for MGRAPCCSKIGMNRGPWTPKEDTLLMNYIKAHGEGHWRSLPKNAGLLRCGKSCRLRWLNYLRPDIKRGNIGPDEEDLIIRLHSLLGNRWSLIAARLPGRTDNEIKNYWNSHLSKKVKNSAKNVQNNHKGASKCVQVPNRRKKKNDDQDSSNGEMVIKTKVHQPKAVRVSPFSITRNNSIESMVSGSSSNADGNNNNNGLDHAEALNCPWFWSDHKDADINGGEALVCENNYSDFVNDYDDACYFSCQNYSETTENMLDKIYEEYQQLLEDENELPLDSFVKSLLI; via the exons atggGAAGAGCCCCATGTTGTTCAAAAATTGGTATGAATAGGGGTCCATGGACTCCCAAAGAAGACACATTGCTCATGAACTATATTAAGGCTCATGGTGAGGGCCACTGGAGATCTTTGCCTAAAAATGCAG GGTTACTTAGATGTGGTAAGAGCTGCAGGCTAAGATGGCTGAACTATCTTCGACCTGATATAAAGCGAGGAAACATTGGTCCTGATGAAGAAGACCTAATTATTAGGCTTCACTCACTTCTTGGCAACCGTTGGTCTCTTATTGCTGCAAGGTTGCCTGGCCGAACTGACAATGAGATAAAGAATTATTGGAATTCTCATCTAAGCAAAAAGGTCAAGAACTCAGCAAAGAATGTCCAAAACAACCACAAAGGAGCATCAAAATGTGTTCAAGTTCCAAACAGgcgaaagaagaagaatgatgatCAAGATAGTTCTAATGGAGAGATGGTAATAAAGACAAAAGTTCATCAACCAAAGGCTGTGAGGGTTTCACCTTTTTCAATTACAAGGAATAATAGTATTGAAAGCATGGTAAGTGGTTCATCTAGTAATGCAGATggaaacaataataataatggacTCGATCATGCAGAGGCTCTGAATTGTCCTTGGTTTTGGTCTGATCACAAAGATGCTGATATCAATGGTGGAGAGGCTCTGGTTTGTGAGAATAACTATAGTGATTTTGTCAATGATTATGATGATGCATGTTACTTTTCATGCCAAAACTACTCTGAGACCACAGAAAATATGCTCGACAAGATTTATGAGGAATATCAGCAGCTTCTAGAGGATGAAAATGAACTCCCTTTGGACTCATTTGTAAAATCCTTGTTGATTTGA